From Anaerotignum faecicola:
TAATGCCAAGCGCACCGCTGTATTCCCGCAAAAAGCGGTCTGCATTTGTCACACTGCAAGAGTGCCCTCCAGTCAAATCAGACACATAAATCTCCTGCTGCGCGATAATCTCCCGAAAGGTTTCGTTTTCCAGCGCATACGCCCCAATCAACGCCATATCGTAGGCGGTGGAGTGGTGCTGCTCCGCTGTCAGGTGGCTGTCCAGTCCGTTGGGCGAGCCAAAAACCGTATCCCTTGCGCCGATTTCCTTTGCCTTCTTCGTCATTTCCGCGCAGAACTTCGACACGTCCCCCGAAACCTGCTCCGCCAATGCCACCGCCGCATCATTATAGGAGCGCAGGAGCATGGCAGAAAGCAAAGCCCCTGCCTGCCACTGCTCTCCCTCCTGTAGGCTCATGTGTACCTTTGGCTGCTGTGCCGCGTTTTTGCTGACTGTGACAACCTCCGTCAGGCTTGCCTGCTCCAGAACCAGTATCGCCGTCATAATCTTCGTGGTGCTTGCCATCGCAAGGGGTGCGTCCGCGTTCTTCCCCCATAACAGCCGCCCTGTTTTTCCGTCAATCAACGCTGCGCCCTGCGCCGCAACGGTCGGCTCTGCAGCAAGGGTCGGCACACTTCCCATCTGCAATAAAAAAAGCAGGAAAAAAAGAATTGCTCTCCGTTTCATAGGCATCCCTCCTCCTGCTATCTTTATTCTGTTTTTCGCTTATGTATGAAACTCTGTTTCCGCATCCTTCTCCTTGGCTTCTTCCGGATTTTCTTCCTCCAAAGGCGGCAGCTCCCGAATACTCTTAAAGCCGAAATACCGCAGAAATTCCTTGCTTGTGCCAAAAAGAATCGGCTTGCCGGGGGTATCCGCCCGCCCGACCTCGCAGATGAGCCGCTTTTCCAGAAGCTTCGTCACCGCATGGTCGGAATTGACCCCACGGATTTCCTCCACCTGCGCGCGCGTCATCGGCTGCTTATAGGCGATAATCGCCAGCGTTTCCAGCAGGGACTGCGTCAGTCCCTGCCGCTGTGGGCTTTTATACATATTTCGAATATATTCAAAGCATTCTGCCGCCGTACACATCTGATACGCGTCCGCAATCTCCACAATCCGCAGTCCCCGTTTTTCCTTCTCATATTTATCCGCAAGGGAAAGCACGACTGCCCGCGTCGTTGCCTGATCCAGCTCAATCGTCTGCGCGATGGATGCCAAGGGCACCGCGTCACCGGCAATAAACAGCAGGGACTCCACAACCGCTTCCAGCTCCGATAATCTCATTCTGCCCCTCCTTCATCATATCTGCTGATGAAAATTTCACCAAAGTTTTTCTCCTGCGTAATCTGCACTTCCTTCTGCTTAATCAGCTCCAATAGTGCCAGAAAGGTCACAACCCTTTCCATCTTCCCTGCATTTCTGCGGAAAATGGTATGGAAGGCTGTTTTTTCATGCGGATGCAGAATCAGCATATCGCGGATGTATTCCATCTTTTCCCCAACGGTAAATAAATCCTTCTGCACCGAACGGAAGGAGCTGCGCACCTTATCCTCCTTGGTTTCCTTTCTCGCCATCACCTGCCGGAACGCCCGATAAAGGTCATCCATGGTGATGCCCTGCAATAAATCCTCCAATTCCTGCGGCGGCTGTTCCTTCAGCCTTGCCACAGAGGCATCCGCTTCCTTATAGTACACAAGTGCCGCTTCCTCCTCGCGCTCCTTGAGGGTCTCTGTTGCGTCCTTAATCCGCTTATATTCCAGCAGGCGCTGTACCAGCTCCTCTCTGGGGTCGGGGCCTTCCTCCTCCTCTGCCTTCGGCTTGGGCAGGAGCAGCTTGCTTTTGATTTCAAGCAGCGTTGCCGCCATCAGCAAAAATTCGCTCATGCCGTCCATATCCCTGTCCTCCGCCGCATCCAGATAGGCGAGGTATTGCTCCGTCAGTGCCGCAATGGGAATATCATAAATATCAATTTCGTTTTTTTCAATCAGGTGATACAGCAAATCCAAAGGGCCCTCAAACGCTGCCAGTCTGATATTGATTGTCTCCATAGAATTTCCCTTCCCCGCGCTTACATCAAACCAATCATGCCGCCGAACAGGGAAAGCACCGCATAAATGATTTTATCCATGAAGCCTGTAATCATCCCGAAGAACAGCAGGAATAGGAACAGCATCTGAATCAGCTTTTCATTCTGCATATATTTGAAATACTGATTTGCCGGCAGCAGCACCGCAAGCACCTTTGTGCAATCCATAGGCGCAACAGGCAGTATATTATACACCGCCAGCGCAATATTATAATACGCCAGATAATGAAGCAGCGTACCGATATAAT
This genomic window contains:
- a CDS encoding D-alanyl-D-alanine carboxypeptidase family protein → MKRRAILFFLLFLLQMGSVPTLAAEPTVAAQGAALIDGKTGRLLWGKNADAPLAMASTTKIMTAILVLEQASLTEVVTVSKNAAQQPKVHMSLQEGEQWQAGALLSAMLLRSYNDAAVALAEQVSGDVSKFCAEMTKKAKEIGARDTVFGSPNGLDSHLTAEQHHSTAYDMALIGAYALENETFREIIAQQEIYVSDLTGGHSCSVTNADRFLREYSGALGIKTGYTNRAGHCFVGAAERDGVRLVSAVLGSGWGDAGKQKKWTDTKALMDYGFAVFHPYEAVQAGESFGEIRITDSPTAQMETILAEGYTALFSDAEIEKLHLTADLPKELAAPVHRGERLGQAVLWLGEERLAAVDLLAAEDAEPFTLAQRLLRLAEGWLSWRDWKD
- the scpB gene encoding SMC-Scp complex subunit ScpB produces the protein MRLSELEAVVESLLFIAGDAVPLASIAQTIELDQATTRAVVLSLADKYEKEKRGLRIVEIADAYQMCTAAECFEYIRNMYKSPQRQGLTQSLLETLAIIAYKQPMTRAQVEEIRGVNSDHAVTKLLEKRLICEVGRADTPGKPILFGTSKEFLRYFGFKSIRELPPLEEENPEEAKEKDAETEFHT
- a CDS encoding segregation and condensation protein A, with product METINIRLAAFEGPLDLLYHLIEKNEIDIYDIPIAALTEQYLAYLDAAEDRDMDGMSEFLLMAATLLEIKSKLLLPKPKAEEEEGPDPREELVQRLLEYKRIKDATETLKEREEEAALVYYKEADASVARLKEQPPQELEDLLQGITMDDLYRAFRQVMARKETKEDKVRSSFRSVQKDLFTVGEKMEYIRDMLILHPHEKTAFHTIFRRNAGKMERVVTFLALLELIKQKEVQITQEKNFGEIFISRYDEGGAE